Proteins encoded within one genomic window of Halobacteroides halobius DSM 5150:
- a CDS encoding efflux RND transporter permease subunit, translated as MTLTEFAVKKRYTTIAATLAIILLGLGGYMSLETQLNPDIDPVVVNVTTTYQGAAPSDIAELINEPLTEELGTIAGVENISAQAMEGSSIITVEFNYDKNIDVAAVEVQNVINRIRGELPAEINSPQVKKFSPADKPVVTVGITGDYNLTYLRTIATNKISQKLQLVSGVASVDVFGGHKREIYISVDQERLKTYNLSLSSIVAKLNQENVTIPGGRITKVKSEYLVRTVGEYKSLTPIKNLVVGNYQGQLIYLRNVAQVIDSYQDLRSRFRLRGKEAVAINIIKQQTANTVQVASRIKDELKKLRVEYPKLKFTVTDDQSNLVKIVINNLTSSLRLGIILTMILIFLFLNNWRNTLAISISIPLTFLLTLALLKVFGLTLNSTTMTGLILAIGMLVDDSIVVIENITRHFEELKRSPSQAAIEGTNEIALATVAGSTTSMIVLLPIMFIGGFVQQMFRPLAMTLLFAWTGSLITALTIIPLIMTLVLKRKQRKKDNFIYKVVNLFGKAVDYSRDIYLKLLKVALAYRGVVIVLGISLLVISISLMPLIGSTMVPKMDSGQIYISIEAEPGSSLTKTTWITRQVEEIIKEIPEVQIYSSQIGAEPGSGMSSVTGAMGVQQSFISVDLSSSNQRTRSIWEIEAEIRNKMSQIPGIRAFVVREIGSTAIATTKAPLVVRLKGDNPMILRSLAQQLVPQLKKVPGATNITTTWTIASPEYQIKVDRIKAAKVGLTTKGVASQVTAAVKGIETAQDYSLSGKKDISIRVRYQREDRKNKQDLKDIMITTPLGTKIALRELATIKLVKGPNLITSENLVNTLDIIGYTHNRALSKITADLQQIIDQFKLPEDYQVSIAGERNDLVEARDRLMISLAFAVVFVYLLLVSQFKSALHPLTIMLSIPLELIGVVGGLILTGKYLSMPAIMGLILLTGIAVNDAIHLIEFAIEEQNEGKSPQEALLTAAKLRFRPIIMTTLSTDVGMLPLALELSVGSEKYSPLAIVVIGGLTASTLLLLFVVPAVYSLVEDLKSTLLVKNN; from the coding sequence ATGACTTTAACTGAATTTGCAGTCAAGAAACGTTATACAACAATAGCTGCTACACTAGCAATTATCCTATTAGGGCTGGGAGGTTATATGTCCTTAGAGACACAACTTAATCCTGATATTGACCCAGTAGTTGTGAATGTAACAACTACTTATCAAGGAGCAGCACCGTCAGATATAGCTGAGTTAATTAATGAGCCCTTAACAGAGGAGTTAGGAACTATAGCAGGAGTTGAAAATATTAGTGCGCAAGCAATGGAAGGAAGCTCAATAATTACTGTTGAGTTTAACTATGATAAAAATATCGATGTAGCTGCTGTAGAAGTACAAAATGTAATTAATCGGATTAGAGGTGAATTACCTGCTGAAATTAATAGCCCCCAAGTCAAAAAATTCAGTCCGGCTGATAAACCTGTAGTTACAGTTGGTATTACAGGAGATTATAATTTAACCTATTTACGGACTATAGCTACTAATAAGATTTCACAAAAGTTACAATTAGTTAGTGGAGTAGCTAGTGTTGATGTTTTTGGAGGGCACAAAAGGGAGATTTATATAAGTGTTGACCAAGAGAGATTAAAAACTTATAATCTTTCATTAAGTAGTATTGTTGCTAAATTAAACCAAGAAAATGTAACTATTCCTGGAGGACGGATTACAAAAGTCAAAAGTGAGTATTTAGTAAGAACGGTAGGAGAGTATAAATCATTAACCCCAATTAAAAATCTAGTAGTTGGAAATTATCAAGGCCAATTAATTTATTTACGTAATGTAGCTCAAGTTATAGATTCCTATCAGGATCTAAGAAGCAGGTTTAGATTAAGAGGAAAAGAAGCTGTAGCAATTAATATTATCAAGCAACAGACTGCTAATACAGTTCAAGTTGCCAGCAGAATAAAGGATGAATTAAAGAAATTAAGGGTTGAGTATCCCAAGCTTAAATTTACCGTGACAGATGATCAATCTAATTTAGTTAAGATAGTAATTAATAATTTAACTAGTAGTTTAAGATTAGGGATTATTTTGACGATGATCTTAATCTTTTTATTCCTTAATAACTGGAGAAATACATTAGCGATTTCTATTTCCATTCCTTTAACTTTTCTCTTAACTTTAGCTTTGTTAAAAGTATTTGGTTTGACTCTTAATTCTACTACGATGACAGGTTTGATTTTAGCTATAGGAATGTTAGTTGATGATTCAATTGTAGTAATCGAAAATATTACTCGTCACTTTGAAGAATTAAAAAGATCACCTAGTCAAGCTGCAATTGAAGGAACTAATGAAATTGCATTAGCTACAGTAGCAGGGTCTACTACTTCTATGATTGTTTTACTTCCGATTATGTTTATTGGTGGTTTTGTACAACAGATGTTTAGACCATTAGCTATGACTTTATTATTTGCTTGGACAGGATCTTTAATCACTGCGTTAACCATTATTCCTTTAATAATGACTTTAGTCTTAAAAAGAAAGCAACGAAAAAAGGATAATTTTATTTATAAGGTGGTTAATTTATTTGGTAAAGCAGTTGATTATAGCCGAGATATCTATTTAAAATTATTAAAAGTAGCTTTGGCTTATCGCGGGGTAGTAATAGTATTAGGGATTAGTCTATTAGTAATCAGTATTAGTTTGATGCCCTTAATTGGTTCTACCATGGTACCTAAAATGGATAGTGGGCAAATCTATATTTCTATTGAAGCTGAACCAGGTAGTTCTTTAACCAAAACAACTTGGATTACTAGACAAGTAGAAGAAATTATTAAGGAAATACCTGAGGTACAGATTTATTCTAGTCAGATTGGAGCAGAACCTGGGAGTGGCATGTCTAGTGTTACTGGAGCTATGGGGGTTCAACAATCATTTATATCTGTTGATTTAAGTAGTAGTAACCAACGAACAAGATCTATTTGGGAGATAGAAGCTGAGATTAGAAATAAGATGAGTCAGATTCCTGGGATTAGAGCTTTTGTAGTTAGAGAGATAGGTTCTACTGCTATTGCAACTACTAAAGCCCCGCTAGTAGTCCGTCTAAAAGGAGATAATCCAATGATTTTAAGAAGCTTGGCCCAGCAGTTAGTACCCCAATTAAAAAAAGTGCCAGGAGCAACCAATATTACTACCACTTGGACAATAGCAAGCCCCGAATACCAAATAAAAGTAGATCGGATTAAAGCTGCTAAAGTAGGTTTGACTACTAAAGGGGTAGCTAGTCAAGTAACTGCTGCTGTTAAGGGGATAGAAACTGCTCAAGATTATAGTTTATCTGGTAAAAAAGATATTAGTATTAGAGTTAGATACCAAAGGGAAGACCGTAAAAATAAACAAGATTTAAAAGATATAATGATTACTACTCCTTTAGGTACTAAAATTGCGTTACGAGAATTAGCCACAATTAAGTTAGTAAAGGGGCCTAATCTAATAACTAGTGAGAACTTAGTAAATACTTTAGATATAATCGGTTATACTCATAATAGAGCACTAAGTAAAATAACTGCTGATTTGCAACAGATTATTGACCAATTTAAATTACCAGAAGACTATCAGGTTAGTATTGCAGGGGAAAGAAATGATTTAGTAGAAGCAAGAGATAGGTTAATGATTAGTTTAGCATTTGCGGTGGTTTTTGTCTATTTATTACTAGTTTCTCAATTTAAATCAGCCTTGCATCCTTTGACTATTATGTTATCAATCCCTTTAGAATTGATTGGAGTAGTAGGAGGTTTAATATTAACCGGTAAATATTTATCCATGCCAGCTATTATGGGCTTAATTTTACTAACAGGAATTGCAGTTAATGATGCTATTCATTTGATTGAATTTGCTATCGAAGAACAAAATGAAGGAAAAAGTCCCCAAGAAGCACTTTTAACAGCTGCTAAATTAAGATTTAGACCTATTATAATGACTACTTTATCTACTGATGTGGGGATGTTACCTTTAGCTTTAGAATTATCTGTAGGTTCAGAAAAATATTCTCCGTTAGCTATAGTAGTTATTGGTGGATTAACCGCTTCTACATTACTCTTATTATTTGTAGTCCCAGCAGTCTATTCTTTAGTTGAAGATTTAAAATCAACTTTACTAGTAAAAAATAACTAG
- a CDS encoding NAD(P)/FAD-dependent oxidoreductase has protein sequence MFKAPFPSGANLQKLKNEERTYSISPHISGGLTNAQTLKKIATVAEKYNCGIKITSGQQIKLMGLKADQVDDVWADLEMEPKDKSGLKCKGVRFCSGNRFCKRAALDSVRLGRALEDKYLGMELPSRLKMGVSGCSHSCTAPAIRDIGIVGDEDGFEVRVGGSGGSKPRLAKPLAYGLNQNQTLALVEQIINVYKAKGRVKERLGDMIERISWIEFSTQVKKDQVKELIPLEKFKIENKQKNASYKCQHE, from the coding sequence ATGTTTAAAGCACCATTTCCAAGTGGGGCCAACCTACAAAAGCTTAAAAATGAAGAGAGAACTTATTCTATTTCACCACATATCAGTGGCGGCTTAACTAATGCTCAAACTTTAAAGAAGATAGCAACAGTAGCTGAAAAGTATAACTGTGGGATAAAGATTACTTCAGGTCAACAGATTAAACTAATGGGACTTAAGGCTGACCAAGTAGATGATGTGTGGGCTGATTTAGAAATGGAGCCTAAAGATAAATCTGGTTTAAAGTGTAAAGGAGTTCGTTTTTGTTCTGGAAATCGGTTTTGTAAACGAGCTGCGCTAGATTCAGTTAGACTAGGTAGGGCTTTAGAAGATAAGTACTTAGGAATGGAGTTACCATCCCGATTGAAGATGGGGGTTAGTGGTTGTTCTCATTCCTGTACTGCTCCAGCAATTAGAGATATTGGGATCGTAGGGGATGAAGATGGTTTTGAAGTAAGAGTTGGTGGTTCTGGAGGTAGTAAGCCAAGATTGGCTAAGCCACTAGCTTACGGATTAAATCAGAATCAAACTTTAGCTTTAGTAGAGCAGATAATAAATGTTTATAAAGCTAAAGGAAGAGTTAAAGAAAGATTAGGAGATATGATAGAACGGATTAGTTGGATAGAATTTAGTACCCAAGTAAAAAAAGATCAAGTTAAAGAGCTTATCCCACTAGAAAAATTTAAAATTGAGAATAAGCAGAAAAATGCTAGTTATAAATGTCAACATGAGTAA
- a CDS encoding cyclodeaminase/cyclohydrolase family protein, with product MIKIIYFFFILDYNNNIINEEAKEIITDINSSIKELSQQIASPKNPVPAGGATIATTALLGVSLLKLVFQVSQNNWNIKTKEEFNEYLTTLNTIQEDLSQAIADDTKAYQINLANNFQNQTKLKKIIAVPLQITETAKAALTVGDKLEGKVKTTVQADHKVATLNLKASIKGAITIIEANYNFFPADDNYIKKVKSKINKIKDRDEF from the coding sequence GTGATAAAAATCATATATTTCTTCTTTATACTAGATTATAATAATAATATAATTAATGAGGAGGCAAAGGAGATTATTACTGATATTAATAGTTCGATTAAAGAACTTAGTCAACAAATTGCCAGTCCCAAAAATCCTGTTCCAGCAGGGGGAGCAACAATTGCTACTACTGCTTTATTAGGTGTATCCTTACTTAAGCTAGTCTTTCAAGTTAGTCAAAATAACTGGAATATAAAAACTAAAGAAGAATTTAACGAATATCTAACAACACTTAACACGATACAAGAAGATTTATCACAGGCTATTGCAGATGATACTAAAGCTTATCAAATTAATTTAGCAAATAATTTTCAAAATCAAACTAAACTTAAGAAAATCATTGCAGTTCCTCTACAAATTACTGAAACTGCGAAGGCTGCTCTTACAGTGGGAGATAAACTAGAAGGTAAAGTTAAAACTACAGTCCAAGCTGATCATAAAGTAGCCACTTTAAATTTAAAAGCAAGTATTAAAGGAGCTATTACTATTATTGAAGCTAATTATAATTTCTTTCCAGCAGATGATAACTATATTAAAAAAGTTAAAAGTAAAATTAATAAAATCAAGGATCGAGATGAATTTTAA
- the cooS gene encoding anaerobic carbon-monoxide dehydrogenase catalytic subunit translates to MADAIPGIEELTGGKVSVHETVQEMYEKLHADGMSNVFDRFDPQEKIRCSFCSDGVSCQLCTNGPCRISEKAGAELGDCGIDPSAMAMRDMLLRNIMGTSTYAHHAYNAFRTLKSTGEGKTPFGITDENKLNWMAESLGIDTNQKKEDIAIQLGDALIDQLSSNYDEPPQMVEVFAPEPRKKIWKDLAIYPAGVMHEIKDATASCLTNVDGDYVSMAKKALRAGIATIYGAQLGLEMVQDILFGTPTPHEVDTDMGILDPDYVNILFNGHEPWTGVATIYAARDPKIQQKAKEAGAKGVRVIGSIETGQELLQRFEMDDVFRGLTGNWLAIEPVLATGAVDIFAMDENCSPPNLKPYEEKYQATLVSVNDLVRIPGVEENYDYKPTEVGNIANKLIEMGIENFTERKEKITPHVPARIQKAVSGFSTEAVLQALGGTLDPLVDVIKEGNIKGVVGLINCTTLANGPHDYMTVNLAKELVSRDILIISGGCGNHGLEVAGLTAPDAADKYAGEGLKAVCNQLNIPPVLSFGTCTDTGRISMLVTELANFLEVDTSQLPVAVTAPQYLEQKATIDAMFSLAYGLYTHLSPTPPVAGGENLVNLLTDELEDLTGGKVALGNNPQKAADGIEEHIIQKRNELGI, encoded by the coding sequence ATGGCAGATGCAATACCAGGTATTGAAGAGTTAACTGGAGGAAAAGTTAGTGTTCACGAAACTGTACAAGAAATGTACGAAAAACTTCATGCAGATGGAATGAGTAATGTCTTTGATCGCTTTGATCCGCAAGAAAAAATTCGCTGTAGTTTTTGTAGTGATGGAGTTAGTTGTCAATTATGTACTAATGGTCCTTGTCGTATCTCAGAAAAAGCAGGTGCTGAACTAGGAGACTGTGGTATTGACCCTAGTGCTATGGCCATGAGAGATATGTTACTTAGAAATATTATGGGAACTAGTACATATGCTCATCATGCTTATAATGCTTTTAGAACACTGAAATCAACTGGTGAAGGAAAAACTCCTTTTGGAATTACTGATGAAAATAAACTAAACTGGATGGCAGAGTCACTAGGGATTGATACTAACCAAAAGAAAGAAGATATTGCTATTCAACTAGGAGATGCTTTAATAGATCAATTAAGTAGCAACTATGATGAACCACCTCAAATGGTGGAAGTCTTTGCTCCAGAGCCTAGAAAGAAAATATGGAAGGATCTAGCAATCTACCCTGCAGGAGTAATGCATGAGATTAAAGATGCTACTGCTAGTTGCTTAACTAATGTTGATGGTGATTATGTTTCTATGGCCAAAAAGGCCTTACGAGCTGGAATTGCCACTATTTATGGTGCACAGTTAGGTCTAGAAATGGTCCAAGATATTTTATTTGGAACTCCCACACCTCATGAAGTAGATACAGATATGGGGATTTTAGATCCTGATTATGTTAATATCCTCTTTAATGGTCACGAACCATGGACTGGTGTAGCAACAATTTATGCTGCTCGTGACCCTAAGATACAACAAAAGGCCAAGGAGGCAGGGGCCAAAGGAGTAAGAGTTATTGGATCAATTGAAACTGGACAAGAGCTACTACAACGTTTTGAAATGGATGATGTCTTCCGAGGGTTAACTGGTAATTGGTTAGCTATTGAACCTGTCCTTGCTACTGGTGCAGTTGATATCTTTGCTATGGATGAAAACTGCTCACCACCTAACCTAAAACCATACGAAGAAAAGTATCAAGCTACTCTAGTCTCAGTTAATGATTTAGTTCGAATTCCAGGGGTGGAAGAAAACTATGATTATAAACCTACAGAAGTAGGTAATATAGCTAATAAATTAATTGAAATGGGGATTGAAAACTTTACAGAACGTAAAGAAAAAATTACTCCTCATGTCCCAGCTAGAATTCAAAAAGCAGTCTCTGGATTCTCAACAGAAGCAGTACTACAAGCTTTAGGAGGTACTCTTGATCCATTAGTAGATGTCATCAAAGAAGGAAATATTAAAGGAGTTGTAGGATTAATTAACTGTACTACTTTAGCTAATGGACCACATGATTATATGACCGTTAATCTTGCTAAAGAACTAGTCAGTAGAGATATCCTAATTATTAGTGGAGGTTGTGGAAATCATGGTCTAGAAGTAGCAGGTTTAACAGCCCCAGATGCTGCTGATAAATACGCTGGAGAAGGATTAAAAGCTGTTTGTAACCAACTTAATATTCCACCAGTACTTAGCTTTGGTACCTGTACTGATACTGGAAGAATCTCTATGTTAGTAACAGAACTAGCTAATTTCTTAGAGGTAGATACTTCTCAATTACCTGTAGCTGTTACAGCACCACAATATTTAGAACAAAAAGCAACAATTGATGCTATGTTCTCTCTTGCATATGGACTATATACCCACCTATCTCCTACTCCACCAGTTGCTGGAGGAGAAAATTTAGTTAATCTACTAACAGATGAATTAGAAGATTTAACTGGAGGTAAAGTTGCTTTAGGTAATAATCCACAAAAAGCAGCCGATGGGATTGAAGAACATATTATACAGAAAAGAAATGAATTAGGGATTTAA
- a CDS encoding methyl-accepting chemotaxis protein, translated as MFGNQKLKTELEEIKAENKRLKSKLNDKETELKQLRNTSSNINNLKEKLHKLKESTKKQMKQMEQEDNWIIDQVNEINDQLEDVLVENEIGEEIIDDMRADLKNSQSKLNNFHKTFNQLQQEISDITQFTAEIDDIADQTNLLALNASIEAARASGSSTNSGAGFSVVAEEIKELATQTSNLLENITVSTRNIYQLLSDSETGIDKLATHLDANKELAQKLDSQFSNIVEIIDQAFIKVTEINEAGDQHLNLGNQVINNLEEADSVLEK; from the coding sequence ATGTTTGGTAATCAGAAACTAAAGACAGAATTAGAAGAAATAAAAGCGGAAAATAAAAGATTAAAGTCTAAATTAAATGATAAAGAGACTGAATTGAAGCAATTAAGAAATACAAGTAGCAATATTAATAACTTAAAAGAAAAATTACATAAGCTTAAAGAAAGTACTAAAAAACAGATGAAACAGATGGAACAAGAGGATAATTGGATTATAGACCAGGTTAATGAAATTAATGATCAGTTAGAAGATGTATTAGTAGAAAATGAGATAGGTGAAGAGATAATTGATGATATGAGAGCTGATCTTAAGAATTCACAGTCAAAATTGAATAACTTTCATAAGACATTTAATCAACTCCAACAAGAAATAAGTGATATTACTCAATTTACAGCTGAGATTGATGATATAGCAGATCAAACTAATTTATTAGCTTTAAATGCTTCTATTGAAGCTGCTCGAGCAAGTGGTTCCTCAACTAATTCAGGGGCTGGGTTTTCAGTAGTGGCAGAAGAAATTAAAGAACTGGCTACTCAAACTTCAAATTTATTAGAGAATATTACTGTTAGCACTCGTAATATTTATCAATTGTTAAGTGATTCAGAGACTGGAATTGATAAGTTAGCTACCCATTTAGATGCGAATAAGGAGTTGGCCCAAAAACTAGATAGTCAATTTTCTAATATAGTAGAGATAATAGATCAAGCTTTTATTAAAGTAACTGAAATTAATGAAGCGGGGGATCAACACTTAAACTTAGGAAATCAAGTTATTAATAATTTAGAAGAAGCTGATTCAGTATTAGAAAAATAG
- a CDS encoding HPP family protein, with protein sequence MSEKTINSEQEVEKSLSAKLKGVNLVDSLFAFVGALIGIGIITYLAYQSENFALIAPPFGAAAVLFFAAPGAPLVKPKNAFFGHLLSALVGTTVYYFLGLSWFSIALSVSLAIGLMVLTGTTHPPGGATAFLAVMAEKNFLFLVNPILIGTIILFIVSVATNYFHPDKSYPVKE encoded by the coding sequence ATGTCAGAAAAAACTATTAACTCAGAACAGGAAGTAGAGAAATCTTTATCAGCGAAATTAAAGGGTGTGAATCTTGTTGATTCTTTATTTGCCTTTGTAGGAGCATTAATTGGGATTGGGATTATTACTTATTTAGCCTATCAGTCTGAAAACTTTGCTTTAATAGCACCGCCTTTTGGTGCAGCAGCAGTTTTATTTTTTGCAGCTCCAGGAGCACCTTTGGTAAAACCTAAGAATGCTTTTTTTGGACATCTATTATCAGCTTTAGTAGGAACAACTGTTTATTATTTTTTAGGGCTTAGTTGGTTTAGTATTGCTTTATCTGTTTCTTTGGCTATTGGTTTAATGGTCTTAACTGGGACAACCCATCCACCTGGAGGAGCTACAGCTTTCTTGGCAGTGATGGCTGAAAAGAACTTTTTATTTCTTGTTAATCCAATTTTAATTGGAACAATTATCTTATTTATAGTTTCAGTAGCTACTAATTACTTTCATCCAGACAAGAGCTATCCAGTTAAGGAATAG
- the mobA gene encoding molybdenum cofactor guanylyltransferase, translating into MKFGTAVILAGGKSTRMGFDKQLLKINQTRLLKLITDKLEEEFEEIIIVSNYPEYYTDFTYQVVSDELPNQGPLSGVHVGLKEASSKYVYFLACDMPYVNLDYIRFIKEEIEENDVAACVTQVNDKIEPFNAFYSQAIISKIEAYLATEKRALYSLLKRLDCYYIQEESARMFSPNLNMFLNLNTKEDLLNYYKDLVS; encoded by the coding sequence ATGAAATTTGGTACTGCAGTTATATTAGCAGGAGGTAAGAGTACTAGGATGGGTTTTGACAAGCAGTTATTAAAGATTAATCAGACTAGATTACTTAAATTAATAACTGATAAATTAGAAGAAGAATTTGAAGAGATAATAATTGTTAGTAATTATCCAGAGTATTATACAGATTTTACTTATCAAGTAGTTTCTGATGAGCTACCTAATCAAGGCCCATTAAGTGGTGTTCATGTTGGATTGAAGGAGGCAAGCAGTAAGTATGTTTACTTTTTAGCTTGTGATATGCCTTATGTAAATTTAGATTATATTAGGTTTATAAAAGAAGAGATAGAAGAAAATGATGTAGCGGCTTGTGTTACCCAAGTTAATGATAAAATAGAGCCTTTTAATGCTTTTTATTCTCAAGCTATAATTTCCAAAATAGAAGCTTATTTAGCAACCGAAAAAAGGGCACTTTATTCATTATTGAAAAGATTAGATTGTTATTATATTCAAGAAGAAAGTGCAAGGATGTTTAGTCCTAATTTGAATATGTTTCTAAACTTAAATACTAAAGAAGATTTATTAAATTATTATAAGGACCTAGTCAGTTAA
- a CDS encoding molybdopterin oxidoreductase family protein → MEIKQSVCNYCSLGCNFDFYVKDNEIKKVVPTEGYPVNDGFACIKGLELDEQCTKYGSPNRPLIKDEAGNFQEISWNEAFDTFVTKMEAIQEEYGKKSAAFISTGQITTEEMALLGHIGRTHMGMNGDGNTRCCMATSVVAHKQSFGFDAPPYTLNDLELSDTIIFIGANPVVAHPIVWDRVKKNNDSTVISIDPRKSETASNSDMWIDIKPKTDLRLLYTLANLLIERDWIDQEYIAEYTEDFAGFKEHVKKYTLEDVTEKTGISRQQVLELAETIYQGERVSFWWTMGVNQGHQAVRTAQAIINLAAMTGNIGKPGTGPNSLTGQCNAMGSRVYSNTAGLYGGRSYSNLADRKKVANILDIDPEMIPKKGTIPYNEIVDGINKGEIKALWIIATNPRHSWANNEEFKRAIDNLDFFVVQDLYPDTETSELCDLFLPSVPAIKKEGTLINTERRVSAVTPVLDKEEDELSDYDIFYGIGQALDTTDSLDNWKTPKDAFELMKECSAGMPCDMTGIDYNQLVGSKGVQWPFRENEELERDQRRLYEDGEYFTETGKMKFIYEDIAEKPELQTEEFPYIFNSGRGTVGQWHTETRNREMELVEMSSLTEAYVYINPKLAQELDIKQNDKVLISSTNGQQREFTAKLSDTVQNDQLYAPIHYIETNALTPSVFDPYSKEPAYKYVCVNVEKIAE, encoded by the coding sequence ATGGAGATAAAACAATCAGTTTGTAACTATTGCTCTCTAGGATGTAATTTTGATTTTTATGTTAAGGATAATGAAATAAAGAAGGTAGTTCCTACTGAAGGTTATCCTGTTAATGATGGTTTCGCTTGTATTAAGGGGCTAGAATTGGATGAACAATGTACTAAATATGGTTCACCCAACAGACCCCTTATCAAAGATGAAGCTGGTAATTTCCAAGAAATTTCTTGGAATGAAGCTTTTGATACATTTGTAACTAAAATGGAAGCAATTCAAGAGGAATATGGTAAAAAAAGTGCAGCATTTATCAGTACTGGTCAAATAACTACTGAAGAAATGGCTTTATTAGGTCATATCGGTAGAACCCATATGGGTATGAATGGAGATGGGAATACAAGATGTTGTATGGCTACTTCTGTTGTAGCTCATAAACAAAGTTTTGGTTTTGATGCTCCTCCTTATACGCTAAATGATTTAGAATTATCAGATACAATTATATTTATCGGGGCCAATCCAGTGGTAGCCCATCCTATTGTGTGGGATAGAGTAAAGAAGAATAATGATTCTACAGTGATTTCAATTGATCCAAGAAAGTCAGAAACTGCAAGTAATTCTGATATGTGGATTGATATTAAACCTAAAACAGATCTTAGGTTATTATATACATTGGCAAATCTTTTAATTGAACGGGATTGGATTGATCAAGAGTATATAGCAGAATATACTGAAGATTTTGCTGGGTTTAAAGAACATGTTAAAAAGTATACTCTAGAAGATGTGACAGAAAAAACTGGTATTTCTCGGCAACAGGTATTAGAGTTAGCTGAAACTATTTACCAAGGTGAAAGAGTTTCTTTTTGGTGGACTATGGGGGTCAATCAAGGACACCAAGCTGTTAGAACAGCCCAGGCTATTATTAATTTAGCAGCAATGACTGGAAATATAGGAAAACCAGGAACTGGGCCAAACTCTTTAACAGGTCAGTGTAATGCTATGGGGTCAAGAGTATATAGTAATACAGCTGGATTATATGGAGGGAGAAGCTATAGTAATCTTGCTGATAGAAAAAAGGTAGCTAATATATTAGATATCGATCCCGAGATGATACCAAAGAAAGGTACTATTCCTTATAATGAAATTGTAGATGGTATCAACAAGGGAGAGATAAAAGCCTTATGGATTATTGCTACTAATCCTAGGCACTCATGGGCCAATAACGAAGAGTTTAAAAGAGCAATTGATAACTTAGATTTCTTTGTTGTACAGGATTTATACCCTGATACAGAAACATCAGAACTTTGTGATTTGTTTTTACCTTCTGTTCCAGCAATAAAAAAAGAGGGGACTTTAATCAATACAGAACGACGTGTATCAGCAGTAACGCCTGTGCTTGATAAAGAAGAAGATGAATTAAGTGATTATGATATCTTTTATGGGATAGGTCAAGCTTTAGATACCACTGATTCTTTAGATAATTGGAAAACCCCTAAAGATGCCTTTGAATTAATGAAAGAGTGTAGCGCAGGTATGCCTTGTGATATGACAGGAATAGATTATAATCAACTTGTTGGTTCTAAAGGGGTTCAATGGCCTTTTAGGGAAAATGAGGAATTAGAAAGGGATCAACGTAGGTTATATGAAGATGGAGAATACTTCACAGAGACTGGAAAGATGAAATTTATTTATGAAGATATAGCTGAGAAGCCAGAATTGCAGACTGAAGAATTTCCTTATATTTTTAATTCTGGTAGAGGAACAGTAGGTCAGTGGCATACGGAAACAAGGAATAGAGAGATGGAGTTAGTAGAGATGAGTTCTTTAACAGAGGCTTATGTTTATATTAATCCTAAGTTGGCCCAAGAGTTAGATATAAAACAGAATGATAAAGTATTAATTTCATCAACAAATGGTCAACAAAGAGAGTTTACAGCTAAGTTAAGTGATACAGTTCAAAATGATCAATTATATGCTCCAATTCATTATATTGAAACCAATGCATTGACACCATCTGTATTTGATCCTTACTCTAAAGAGCCTGCCTATAAATATGTTTGTGTTAATGTTGAAAAAATTGCTGAATAG